The following are encoded together in the Babesia microti strain RI chromosome II, complete genome genome:
- a CDS encoding T-complex protein 1 subunit beta (overlaps_old_locusTagID:BBM_II01525) — protein sequence MMQIDPSGEVSPEILKDGAQQDKGEHARMQYFVGAIAVGDMVKSTLGPKGLDKILQPMKMEGRPAGPNVVTNDGATILKSVWLNNPAAKILVDISMQQDKICGDGTTGVVVLASELLREAEILIEKKIHPQTICSGYRTATKIARKMLEKISVDHRNDFKQFEKDLINVAKTTLSSKLLRTEKAHFADLAVKAIMRVFEETKSLTLDNTNIKPKVDLSLIQIIKKPGAVLRESWLEEGFILEKQIGTGQPKSMSNCKVLVSNTPMDADKVKIYGAKVTVDSFSAVKAIEDAEREKMKEKVDKILKHGCNVFINRQLIYNYPEQLFNDAGIISIEHSDFDGMERLAACLGGDIISTFDNPETAVLGYCDKIDEIIIGEDKLIRFSGCKKKGACTIVLRGGSTHILDEAERSLHDALAILGETISDGFIVPGGGASEMAMAYAVEEAAKSVEGKEGFAVESFAKALRMLPTYILTNAGFDSADIICKLRAAHNRGQHTTGIDIEKSDIGDMIKLGVFESYKSKLSQICLAAEAAEMLIRVDNIIKCAPRQRSGM from the coding sequence ATGATGCAAATTGATCCCTCTGGTGAAGTGTCACCCGAAATTCTCAAGGACGGGGCGCAACAGGACAAGGGTGAACATGCACGAATGCAGTATTTTGTCGGAGCAATTGCAGTTGGAGATATGGTAAAATCTACGCTAGGGCCTAAGGGTTTAGATAAAATCCTACAACCTATGAAAATGGAAGGCAGACCTGCAGGGCCAAATGTAGTGACCAATGATGGAGCCACTATACTTAAGTCTGTATGGCTTAACAACCCCGCGGCCAAGATACTAGTTGATATATCAATGCAACAAGATAAAATTTGCGGTGATGGCACCACAGGTGTTGTAGTTTTAGCATCTGAATTACTAAGAGAAGCGGAGATTCTTATTGAAAAGAAGATTCATCCTCAGACAATATGTTCTGGGTATAGAACAGCAACAAAAATAGCTCGTAAAATGcttgaaaaaatttcagTAGACCACCgtaatgattttaaacaatttgagaAAGATCTTATTAATGTAGCAAAAACTACATTATCATCTAAATTGCTCAGGACTGAGAAGGCTCACTTTGCAGATTTGGCTGTCAAGGCAATAATGCGTGTATTTGAAGAGACAAAGTCTCTAACACTTGATAATACTAATATAAAACCCAAAGTAGACTTATCACTaatccaaattattaaaaaacCTGGAGCTGTTTTGAGAGAATCGTGGTTGGAGGAAGGTTTTATACTCGAGAAACAAATAGGTACAGGACAACCAAAGTCAATGAGTAATTGCAAAGTACTAGTATCTAATACTCCTATGGACGCTGATAAAGTAAAGATTTATGGAGCTAAAGTTACCGTTGACAGTTTCAGTGCTGTTAAAGCCATAGAGGATGCTGAGCGAGAGAAGATGAAGGAAAAGGTAGATAAGATATTAAAGCATGGTTGCAATGTATTCATCAACCGTCAACtcatttacaattatccggaacaattgtttaatgatGCAGGAATAATTAGTATTGAGCACTCTGATTTTGACGGTATGGAGAGATTAGCTGCTTGTTTAGGCGGTGACATAATATCTACATTTGACAACCCGGAAACCGCAGTTTTGGGCTAttgcgataaaattgatgaaataataatagGGGAGGATAAGCTTATTAGATTTTCTGGGTGTAAAAAGAAGGGCGCTTGCACCATTGTACTAAGGGGTGGCAGTACACATATATTGGACGAAGCAGAAAGATCACTACATGATGCACTAGCTATTCTGGGTGAAACAATTAGTGACGGATTTATCGTACCGGGTGGAGGAGCATCTGAAATGGCAATGGCATACGCAGTAGAAGAGGCAGCCAAATCCGTTGAGGGAAAGGAAGGATTTGCTGTAGAATCATTTGCAAAAGCCTTACGAATGTTACctacatatatattgacaAACGCTGGATTTGATAGTGCAGACATTATCTGCAAGTTGAGGGCTGCTCATAATAGGGGCCAACATACTACAGgtattgatattgaaaaatctgACATTGGCGATATGATTAAGCTTGGTGTTTTTGAATCATACAAGTCTAAACTTTCACAAATTTGTCTAGCTGCAGAGGCGGCTGAGATGTTGATTAGGGTTGATAACATCATAAAATGTGCGCCAAGGCAACGTAGTGGTATgtag